One genomic window of Candidatus Melainabacteria bacterium includes the following:
- a CDS encoding ABC transporter ATP-binding protein gives MPLLEIQNLATTFPTEAGLAKAVDDVTFKIDKGKVLGIVGESGCGKSITSLSVLRLVPPPGRIASGSIKLDGQNLLELKESQMQSIRGNRIALIPQDPMTSLNPVYTVGDQIMEAIMLHQKVSKQEARKRAIDVLERVRIPEAKTRIDEYPHQFSGGMRQRVMIAMALSCEPELLIADEPTTALDVTVQAQILDLMRSIQKEQNMSILLITHDLGVVAEMCDHVAVMYAGAVVEYANVQELFAHPKMPYTVGLINSLPRPGGERLTPIEGQPPSLVNLPKGCRFADRCPLVEPRCRESVPPLEEKRPGHFARCVVVPSEMETPSQA, from the coding sequence ATGCCACTGCTTGAAATCCAAAATCTCGCCACTACTTTTCCAACTGAAGCTGGGCTGGCAAAAGCAGTTGACGACGTCACTTTCAAGATCGACAAAGGGAAAGTTCTTGGCATCGTCGGTGAATCGGGCTGTGGCAAGTCGATAACATCACTTTCCGTTCTCCGCCTCGTGCCACCTCCTGGTCGCATCGCGTCCGGCAGCATCAAACTGGACGGTCAAAACCTTCTAGAGCTCAAAGAGTCGCAAATGCAATCGATTCGTGGAAATCGAATTGCTCTCATTCCACAAGATCCGATGACCTCATTGAACCCGGTCTATACGGTGGGCGACCAGATCATGGAAGCAATCATGCTGCATCAGAAAGTGAGCAAACAAGAAGCTCGCAAGCGTGCAATAGACGTTCTGGAGCGGGTTCGTATTCCGGAAGCAAAGACCAGAATCGACGAATACCCGCACCAATTCTCGGGCGGCATGCGGCAAAGAGTGATGATTGCAATGGCGCTTTCGTGCGAGCCCGAACTTTTAATTGCCGACGAACCGACAACGGCGCTAGACGTCACAGTTCAGGCGCAGATACTGGATCTCATGCGTTCAATTCAGAAAGAACAGAACATGTCAATTCTGTTGATTACGCACGATCTGGGGGTGGTAGCAGAGATGTGCGATCACGTCGCCGTCATGTACGCAGGCGCTGTGGTCGAATATGCAAACGTGCAAGAATTATTTGCTCATCCTAAGATGCCTTACACGGTAGGCTTGATTAACTCCTTGCCGAGACCGGGCGGCGAACGACTTACACCAATCGAGGGGCAGCCACCGAGTCTGGTGAATCTTCCGAAAGGCTGCCGATTTGCAGACCGATGCCCGCTTGTCGAGCCTCGATGCCGAGAGTCCGTGCCGCCTCTCGAAGAAAAACGTCCCGGACACTTCGCACGCTGCGTCGTGGTGCCAAGCGAAATGGAAACCCCAAGTCAAGCATAG
- a CDS encoding NAD(P)H-hydrate dehydratase has product MRSTRILTTSQIRRLEADWIEQCGSNWSQVLMEVAGRGAAKIALKMWENDPGNVIVICGRGNNGGDGMVIARYLHMWGLPVSVWLVSKDSSPKIEMSTVESKTNRTILENLGVDVTVSNESPLHALSEVTLIVDALFGTGLDRDLEGAFRTAVDAINRSGKSVLAVDMPSGVNSDTGKVMGSAVRADHTVTFGYLKPGLLCHPGANLAGDLSVIDIGLPDADEDEQPIITLITSDYVRGLLPPRPTDSNKGTFGSVLTIAGSLGMSGATLLASQSALRTGAGLSLLATPKTLVLNLPPGEVIYHAIPETTDYSIGTSAIKNVEKLVERVTAIILGPGLSTHDETVSFVHTFVKDCLAENDKPCIIDADALNAIAKDTSVIPASAEHIVLTPHPKELSRLMDCSVQEIQEDRVKAASDAAAKFGCVVVLKGAHSIVASPDGELFVNPTGNAGMATAGAGDVLSGIIGGLLAQGLKPTDAAAVGVYLHGAAGDYAAAEIGETGLIAGDIMSAIPFAISNIEKGDASELEQQLTGIIAAE; this is encoded by the coding sequence ATGCGATCGACAAGAATATTGACCACCAGCCAGATTCGCAGGTTAGAAGCTGACTGGATCGAACAATGCGGAAGCAACTGGTCTCAAGTTTTGATGGAAGTTGCCGGTCGAGGCGCCGCAAAAATCGCTCTGAAGATGTGGGAGAACGACCCGGGAAACGTAATCGTCATATGTGGACGCGGTAACAATGGTGGCGACGGCATGGTCATCGCTCGCTACCTTCATATGTGGGGGCTTCCAGTCAGCGTGTGGCTGGTCAGCAAAGACAGCTCACCGAAAATCGAGATGTCGACTGTCGAATCGAAAACAAATCGCACCATTTTGGAAAATCTTGGTGTGGATGTAACAGTCTCCAATGAATCTCCTCTGCATGCCTTGTCTGAAGTAACTCTGATTGTAGATGCATTGTTTGGTACAGGATTAGACCGCGATTTAGAAGGTGCTTTCCGCACTGCAGTCGACGCTATCAATCGCAGCGGCAAATCAGTACTTGCGGTCGACATGCCCTCCGGAGTCAATTCCGATACCGGAAAGGTGATGGGTTCAGCGGTTCGAGCTGATCACACCGTCACATTCGGATATCTAAAACCTGGTCTCTTGTGCCATCCCGGCGCCAATTTAGCAGGCGACCTCAGCGTAATCGACATAGGCCTACCGGATGCCGACGAAGACGAGCAACCGATCATCACGCTGATCACTTCGGACTACGTGCGGGGCTTGCTGCCTCCACGTCCCACCGATTCCAACAAGGGCACATTCGGTTCTGTCCTGACCATTGCCGGCAGTCTCGGCATGAGCGGCGCCACTTTGCTGGCAAGCCAGAGTGCACTCCGAACAGGGGCGGGATTGTCACTACTGGCGACACCAAAAACGCTGGTACTAAATCTGCCACCAGGTGAAGTCATCTATCATGCCATTCCAGAAACAACTGATTATTCAATTGGAACAAGCGCCATCAAGAATGTCGAAAAGCTTGTTGAGCGAGTAACAGCAATCATTCTGGGTCCGGGTCTATCAACACACGATGAAACAGTCTCGTTCGTTCATACCTTCGTTAAAGACTGTCTCGCTGAAAACGACAAACCATGCATTATCGACGCCGACGCACTCAACGCTATCGCTAAAGACACATCGGTTATACCTGCCTCGGCTGAACACATCGTGCTTACTCCGCATCCAAAAGAATTGTCTCGATTGATGGATTGCAGCGTGCAAGAGATTCAAGAAGACCGCGTTAAAGCCGCTTCCGATGCTGCGGCTAAGTTCGGTTGCGTGGTAGTTCTCAAAGGTGCTCACTCGATAGTAGCCAGCCCGGATGGCGAGCTATTTGTCAACCCTACGGGCAATGCGGGAATGGCTACGGCCGGAGCAGGAGACGTACTTTCGGGCATTATTGGCGGACTGCTTGCGCAGGGACTGAAACCGACCGACGCTGCGGCAGTCGGCGTTTACCTGCATGGTGCCGCCGGAGATTACGCCGCCGCAGAAATTGGCGAAACCGGACTGATCGCGGGCGATATAATGAGTGCCATTCCATTTGCCATTAGCAATATCGAAAAAGGCGATGCCAGCGAACTGGAACAACAATTGACTGGTATCATCGCAGCTGAATAA
- a CDS encoding amino acid transporter: MHTGPSTRERRSAHVTNRFRRWFFQGIRESNKHTEHQAPWYKVMCLTGVDYFSTLGYSPGIAFLAANTLSPLATLILVVLTLAGALPVYMKVAQESPHGQGSISMLARLLQGWKGKILILCLLGFAATDFIITITLSAADAAAHIAQNPFAPLWMHDRISTTMILLALLGGVFLVGFREAISISVVLVGLYLVLNAVIVYVSGMHLAQEPIKISDWMTGLTQHYDSPWRMIGLSVLLFPKLALGMSGFETGVAVSPLVQGKESDSAEAPLGRIANTKKLLITAALIMSVFLLSTSFITTMLIPAQHFATGGIANGRALAYLAHLYLGDSFGTIYDISSILILWFAGASAMTGLLNLVPRYLPKFGMAPEWTRASRPLVTFFTIVAFLVTAWFKADVDAQGGAYATGVLVLMTSAAFACTLTVWRVSKMIRFFFLSVFLVFVYTTVVNCVERPEGIQIAGLFILTIFAASLISRAMRATELRVQKVELDATAKAFIDEATRGGTGDVRLLAHRPGGTDYGSKESEAREIHSLLGPDCNFIFLEVERTDASEFVESCLEVSGHIVEGGYKVLRCDSPAVPNAIAAILIHIRDKTNTLPHAYFGWTEGNPVLYIFKYLFFGEGETAPVTREILREIEHKPERRPAVHVA; the protein is encoded by the coding sequence GTGCATACCGGTCCCTCCACTAGAGAACGTCGATCGGCACACGTCACGAATCGCTTTCGTCGCTGGTTTTTCCAGGGCATAAGGGAAAGCAACAAACACACAGAGCATCAAGCGCCCTGGTACAAGGTCATGTGCTTGACTGGCGTGGATTACTTTTCGACCCTGGGATATTCTCCAGGTATAGCTTTCCTGGCTGCTAATACCCTGTCTCCGCTAGCCACACTCATTCTGGTCGTGCTCACCCTCGCCGGTGCATTACCGGTCTACATGAAAGTGGCACAAGAAAGTCCTCACGGGCAAGGAAGTATCTCAATGCTCGCCCGGTTGTTGCAGGGTTGGAAGGGCAAAATTCTCATCCTCTGCCTGTTGGGATTCGCCGCCACAGACTTCATCATCACAATCACATTATCAGCAGCTGACGCAGCCGCGCACATAGCCCAGAATCCTTTTGCGCCGCTCTGGATGCATGATCGCATCTCAACAACGATGATTTTGCTCGCTCTTCTTGGAGGGGTATTTCTCGTTGGTTTTAGAGAAGCAATCAGCATATCTGTTGTCTTGGTCGGACTCTACTTAGTTCTGAACGCCGTTATCGTCTATGTCAGCGGCATGCATTTAGCGCAAGAGCCGATCAAAATCTCAGACTGGATGACGGGTTTAACACAACACTACGATTCGCCATGGCGAATGATCGGATTGTCGGTATTACTGTTTCCCAAACTCGCACTGGGGATGTCGGGCTTCGAAACAGGTGTCGCCGTTTCTCCACTGGTTCAGGGCAAGGAAAGTGACAGCGCGGAAGCACCTCTGGGCAGAATCGCCAACACCAAGAAACTGCTGATCACTGCCGCCTTGATCATGTCGGTATTTTTGCTGTCGACATCATTTATTACAACTATGCTGATTCCTGCGCAGCACTTCGCGACAGGTGGTATCGCTAACGGACGCGCTCTGGCATACCTGGCTCATCTTTATCTGGGCGACTCGTTCGGCACCATATACGATATTAGTTCGATTCTCATTTTGTGGTTTGCTGGTGCCTCCGCGATGACCGGACTTCTCAACCTGGTGCCTCGCTACTTGCCAAAGTTCGGCATGGCGCCTGAATGGACTAGAGCATCAAGACCGCTGGTAACCTTTTTCACCATCGTCGCATTTCTGGTTACGGCCTGGTTCAAGGCAGACGTAGATGCGCAGGGTGGTGCGTACGCCACCGGCGTATTAGTGCTGATGACGTCCGCAGCATTCGCTTGCACCCTGACCGTCTGGCGTGTCAGCAAAATGATTCGTTTCTTCTTTCTCTCCGTGTTTCTCGTTTTCGTTTACACAACTGTTGTGAACTGCGTTGAGAGACCTGAAGGAATTCAAATCGCCGGCCTATTCATTCTGACGATTTTCGCTGCCTCTCTTATCTCTAGAGCCATGCGCGCGACAGAGTTGAGAGTGCAAAAAGTCGAGCTGGACGCAACAGCAAAAGCGTTTATCGATGAAGCAACCCGCGGCGGAACAGGCGACGTGCGGCTACTTGCCCATCGTCCCGGCGGTACCGACTATGGCTCAAAAGAATCAGAAGCTCGCGAGATTCATAGCTTATTGGGTCCGGACTGCAACTTCATTTTTCTGGAAGTGGAACGCACAGATGCATCGGAATTCGTCGAGAGCTGCTTGGAAGTTTCGGGTCACATCGTCGAAGGCGGATACAAGGTGTTGCGCTGCGATAGTCCGGCGGTGCCCAATGCCATCGCAGCCATTCTTATTCATATTCGAGACAAGACCAACACACTCCCGCATGCGTACTTCGGTTGGACCGAAGGTAATCCGGTGCTCTACATCTTCAAGTATCTATTCTTTGGAGAAGGTGAAACGGCTCCAGTGACAAGAGAAATTTTGAGAGAAATCGAACATAAGCCAGAACGCAGACCTGCGGTGCATGTTGCCTGA
- a CDS encoding universal stress protein has protein sequence MLFESIIVPIDGSDSSRIAADYGFWLASSLKASLTAQNVIDARMTDLLLAPEFAAESGIKIPLDASEKLLRAQKRIALLTLDLFKKQSQEHSIHGVKTCLDIGPVSTSILKRSAKHDLTIIGHHGRSQQNEAEHSTGSVSRRIALDSNRSVLVASQPIQELGHILLAYDGSATADSALVMAERLAVSLRKELKVVHVAPSKQQFPKAKVLMQRAATHLNKAATAYSSAFDNGKQFLDKVTFIVREGQPADTLIEFARVTNGLLVIGSNGSRPRSHKEFVGKTAAYIVRMMQTSVLVFRAE, from the coding sequence ATGTTATTTGAAAGCATAATTGTCCCAATCGACGGCTCTGACTCAAGCCGAATTGCCGCCGACTACGGCTTCTGGTTAGCTTCGTCCTTAAAAGCAAGCCTGACTGCGCAAAATGTCATAGACGCACGCATGACAGATCTGCTGCTCGCTCCGGAATTTGCCGCCGAGTCTGGAATCAAGATCCCTTTGGACGCTTCAGAGAAGCTGTTGAGGGCACAAAAACGCATAGCGCTTCTAACATTGGACTTGTTCAAGAAACAATCTCAAGAACATTCAATTCACGGCGTTAAAACATGTCTTGATATTGGACCTGTGTCGACTTCTATTTTGAAACGTTCGGCAAAACACGATTTAACAATCATTGGGCACCACGGACGAAGCCAGCAAAACGAAGCCGAACATTCAACCGGCTCCGTATCTCGACGAATTGCGCTGGACAGCAATCGCTCAGTCTTAGTGGCATCCCAGCCCATTCAGGAACTGGGGCATATACTGCTGGCGTATGACGGTAGTGCCACCGCAGACAGTGCACTGGTGATGGCAGAGCGCTTAGCTGTCTCGCTGAGGAAGGAGTTGAAAGTCGTTCACGTCGCACCGAGCAAGCAGCAATTTCCTAAAGCTAAAGTTCTGATGCAGCGGGCAGCCACACATCTTAATAAAGCAGCTACTGCATATTCTTCGGCATTCGATAACGGCAAACAATTTCTCGATAAAGTGACATTTATAGTTCGAGAAGGACAGCCGGCCGATACGCTCATCGAATTCGCCCGGGTTACTAATGGATTGCTCGTAATCGGCTCCAATGGCTCGCGTCCGAGATCACACAAAGAGTTTGTAGGAAAGACGGCCGCTTATATCGTACGCATGATGCAGACGTCAGTGCTGGTTTTCAGAGCAGAATAA